GCGACGTGGGCGCGGTCGCCCGGCTGATCGAGGACCACCACACGGTGGACTGGGACCACTCCATCGACAAGTCCAAGATGCACGACCCCGACCGCTTCGGGTACATGGGCGTGCATTACGTGGTGACGGCGGGGCCGGAGGTGCCCGAGTTCGCCCCGCTGCTGGGGGCGCTGCCGCAGACGCTGCCGGGGGCACAGCCGGAGGCGCGCTTCGAGGTGCAGATTCGCTCCATCCTCCAGCACGCCTGGGCGGAGATCGAGCACGACCTGGGCTACAAGAACCGCGACGCCGTGCCGCGTGAGGTTCGCCGCCGCTTCTACCGCCTCGCGGGGCTGCTGGAGATGGCCGACGAGGAGTTCATGGCGCTGCACCGGCTCACGCAGGACTACGCCGCCACCCTGCCCGCGCGCATCGAGGCCAATCCCGACGGCGTGCATATCGACGCGCAGAGCGTGACGCACCTCCTCGGCACGTCCCCGGTGCGCGACCTCGACCTCGCGGTGGCGACGGCCCTGCGCGTGCCACTGCTCGAAGGCTGGTCCGACCCCGAGCGCCCGCAGCGGCTCGCCAGCCTGCTGCATTACGTGGGGGTGCATTCGGTCGGCCTGCTGCTCAAGGAGCTGCGGCGGCACGACCCGGAGGTGCGGCGTTTCGCTACGGCGCTCCTGCCCCGGTTGCGCGAGGCATGGACGCCCGCCGGGGGTGCCCGCCCCGGCACGAGCGTCGTCCACTACGCCCTGCTGCGCGCGTGCGCCAACCCGGCCCTCGACCCCCACGAGATCGTCAGCCTGCTCGACCTCGGCGGGGCGCGGAACACCGATCACATGGTCCAGACGGTGCGGGATGTGTACGCCCGCGAGATCGAACACCCCGCCGCCGACTGAAGGGGTAGTTCCCCCGGCGGGGGTGGTCGCAAGTGTGGGCGGCCCTCTGGCCCTCGGGTATTACCCTCCTTCACGGTCGTCACTCAGGAGGTGACATGAAGTTGTTCCGGGTCCCGGCCCTGATAGGTGCGGTCTTTCTCCTCCACTCGTGTTCTCTCCCCTCCAGTCCGGGGATTTCCATCGGCACCATCGATTTCAGAACCGCCGCGTCGATGGGCGAGATCACCGTCGTCGGGGGTGTGGCGATCATCTCGGACTACGTTCCGGGCAGCCTGGTCAGTCAGGTCAAGCACACGCGCTTCCTCGTGGGCGACTCCACGGTGGAAGGAACGGCCAGAGCGGAGCCGCTGGGAACCGTCTCCTTCTGGGAAACGTCGAACTCCTGCCGGGACTTGCCCCAGGGGGTCAACATCCCGGTCTCGTGCGAGATGCTGGGGGCGGACGGCACCGTTTTGAAGACGGCCTCCGGGGTGGTTCCGAGAGTTCGGACCTGCCCCTGAACTCTCCCGCCGCCGACTGAGGGGCGTGCTCACGCCTTCGGGATGATCGAGATGTTGCCGTCCCGCTCCAGAATGGCGTACTTGATCTGGTCGAGGCGTTCCAGCCCCTGCAACATGCGCGCGGCGCTCAGCACGTCGTTCTCGTCCACCTGCGCGCGGTCCATGCGGTCCTTGAGCGGCTGGCCGTTCTCCACGATGAGGACGGGCACGCTGTCGATCAGCCGGTCCAGCGACGGCGAACGCTGCTTCCACAGGGCGAAGGCGATGTCCACCCCCACCAGCGTCAGGATCAGGAGGAGGGCGGCGGTGACGGAGTAGTCCTCGCCGATGAGCGCCTGCTGGGTCGTCTCCGAGATGATGAGCAGCAGCACGAGGTCGAAGGTCGTGATCTGCGACAGCGCCCGCTTGCCCGCGATCCTGAAGATGACGGTGAGCACGAGGTAGATGACGACTCCGCGAATTACGGCGTCCATAGTTCCTCCTTAGAGCGCAGGCTCATGAGTCGGTGAACCTCCCACCTGCTGATCGCTGAGGGCCGACCGCTCCCTACGGATAGACGAACGTGCCGAAACTCAGCGCCGGGCCGTTCACCTGCCCGAGCCGACCACGCAGCAATCCCGCCTCCTGAAATTCGACGCCCAGCCGGACCTCCAGCGTCTCGCCCTGGCCGCGAAACAGGTACTCCGTCCGGTCCGGGCCGTTGCGTATCTGGTCGGGCGGTGGGGCGATGTCCTGCACCCGCACCGCCCGCAAGGTGTCGTTGGCGATCCACAGTCGCCCGGTGCCCTCGGCACTCAGCGGCAGCCCCACCGTCAGGTCGGAGGGCCGGGTCGCGCGTTCGAAGCGGGGGGCGTCCAGCGTCAGGCGGCCCGACGACACGCCCGCCCGCGAGAGCGGTCCCCCACCGAACAGCCCCGCGAGCGCGAGCAGGAGCAGCAGGCCGATCACGCCCCAGCCGACCCGCTCGGCCCGCCACTCCCTCTGCTGGAAGTCGAACTCCCCCTCGATTCGCGCTTTGGTCACACCCCCAAGCTAGGGAGACGGACGGGGAAGGTGGGCGGTGGGAGACTAAGCTTGAGTTTAGACCCGCCTAGCCCCGCCGCGTCCGGTACCGCCGAATCAGCGCGTTCGTGCTGGAGTCGTGCCCCAACTCCGGCTCCCCATCCGCCTGAAGCTCAGGCACGATCTTCCCGGCGAGGACCTTGCCGAGTTCGACGCCCCACTGATCGAAGGAATTGATGTTCCAGATCGCGCCCTGCACGAAGACCTTGTGCTCGTAGAGGGCGATGAGGGCACCGAGGATGCGCGGCGTCAGGCGGTCGGCGAGCAGCGTGTTCGTGGGGCGGTTGCCCTCGAAGACGCGGTGCGGCGCGAGGTCCGGCGAGACACCCTCCGACTGCACCTCCTCCAGCGTCTTGCCAAAGGCCAGCGCCTCCGTCTGCGCGAAGACGTTCGCCATCAACAGGTCGTGGTGCGGCGGGAGGGGATTGAGCGTCTGGCAGAAGCCGATGAAGTCGCAGGGAATCAGGCTGGTCCCCTGGTGGATGAGCTGATAGAAAGCGTGCTGTCCGTTCGTGCCGGGTTGGCCCCACACGACGGGACCCGTCTGGTAGTCCACCTCGCGCCCGTCCAGCGTGACGTGCTTGCCGTTGCTCTCCATGTCGAGCTGCTGGAGGTAGGCCGGGAAATACTGGAGGTACTGGTCGTAAGGTAAGACGGCATGCGTCTGTGCATCGAAAAAGTCCCGATACCACACGCCGAGCAGGCCGAGCAGAACGGGCAGGTTCCCCTCCAGCGGCGCGGTGCGGAAGTGCTCGTCCATCTCGTGCAGCCCGGCCAGGAACTCGCGGAACCCGTCCGACCCGATGGCGAGCATGAGGCTCAGGCCGATGGCGCTGCCCACGCTGTAGCGGCCCCCCACCCAGTCCCAGAAGCCGAACATGTTCTCGGTGTCGATGCCGAACCCCGACACACCCGCCGCGTTCGTGCTGACCGCCACGAAATGCCGCGCGACCGCCGCCTCGTCCCCCAGCGCCGCGAGGAGCCACGTCCGCGCACTCGTCGCGTTCGCCATCGTCTCCTGGGTGGTGAAGGTCTTGCTGGACACGATGAACAGGGTTTCCGCCAGGTCGAGGTCGCGCACCTTCTCGGAGAGGTCGGTGCCGTCCACGTTGGACACGAAGCGCAGGGTGAGGTCACGCCGCGAGTAGAACCGCAGCGCCTCGTAGGCCATCACCGGGCCGAGGTCCGAGCCGCCGATGCCGATGTTGACGATGTTGCGGATGGGCTGCCCCGTGAAGCCCAGCCACTCGCCCGCACGCACCCGGTCGGCGAAGGCGGCCATGCGGTCGAGAACCTCGTGAATGTCGGGGACGACGTTCTGGCCGTCCACCCGCACCTCGGTGTCCCTCGGGGCGCGAAGGGCCGTGTGAAGGACCGCCCGGTTCTCGGTCACGTTGATGCGCTCGCCCGCGAACATGGCGTCCCGCCGCGCCTCCACGCCCGTCTCCCGCGCGAGGTTCAGGAGCAGGCCCAGCGTCTCGTCCGTCACCCGATTCTTGGAGTAGTCGAGATACAACCCCGCGCCCTCGGCCATGAGGCGCTCGCCCCGCCCCCCATCGGCGGCGAACAACTCGCGCAGGTGCAGGCCGCGCACCAGGTCGGCGTGGGCCTGAAGCGCCTTCCAGGCCGGGAGTTGCGTCAGGGAGCTGGCGGCGGGGGAAGTCATGGGCCGAGCATACCAATGGCGGTGAGCCTTCAGCTCTCAGCTCTCAGCTCTCAGCGGGACGAGGGATGCGCGGTGGGCTGATGGACGACTACGGCACTTCCTCAACTTGCAACGCCCCACTCACCCTCACCCGGCTTCCCACTCAAGACTCTTGATGTGCAAGAGAAAGTGAGCGCTCTAGACGTGTCCTATTCTCCCTCCCTCCTTGTGGGGGAGGGTCGGGGAGGGGGGTGACGAGCAACGCTCGTCCTTACAACTGCCCAAGAGCAAACCGAGAAAGCCCGAGCCTCAGCCCTTCCCCTCGCTGGCGGCTGGAGGCTGGCCGCTGGCCGCCCCTCCCCCCACCTCGGCGGGACTGACCCCCGGAGCGAGAACGCCGTGAGTGAGCAGGCTGAAGCGGTCCTGCCAGTCACGCAAGACCTCGCGCTGGTCGCGGTGCCCACCGTGCAGCAGGGCGAGGAGGCAGGCGTCCACGAGGAGGGCGCTGAGCAGGTGCGTGTTCACCCCGTCGCGGAGCGCCCCCCGCTCGCGCATGGCGATGAGGACGGGTTCGACGAGCGCCACGAGCGTCAGCGCGGTGCGGACGCCCTCGCCGGGTTCCTCCGCCCGCCGTGCCCCGAGGACCGCGTGCCCGACCGCCCCGACGAGGTGGCGGTAGCGCACGCCGAGGTCGGCCATCCGCCCGGTGACGTGCGCCCACACGGCCTGCGGGGCCGCGCCCGCCTGGAGCCTGCTCAACGCCTCGTCGCGGGTGTCGCCCACCGTGCGCTCGAAGTGCGCGAGGAGCATATGGACCTTGCTGGGGTAGTAGCGGTAGAGGTTGGTGCGGCTCACGAAGGCGGCGCGGGCGATGTCCTGCGCGCTCGTGGCGTCCAGCCCGCTGCGGGCGAACAGCTCGAACGCCGCGCGGGCGATACGTTCCCGCCGCGCGTCGTCCTGTTCGGCCCGGTCCACCTTCATGGCCCCAGAGTAATGCCCGGCCCCCCCACGTCCCAGTCCCCAAGCTTACGGTTGCGCTCAGACGGACGGCGGGACACCCACCGATGCCTGAGCCTCAGCTCTCCGCCGCCGCCGGCTGGAAGTTGGCCTCCAGCGGCCTCATCCTTGATCTTCCCACCCTACACCCCCTCATGAAGACCCGCTGTGCGCCTTTCGCCTGACACGGGGCAGACGGGGCGCATAGAGTGGATTCCCGGAGCCACCACATTCCTCCGGGACACCACAGGGAGGAAGACGTGCATATCTACCAGCTCTCAGGCCGGAACATGGACGTGACCGACGCGCTGCGCGATTACGTCGAGGAAAAGCTCACGCGCCTGGACCGCTTCAGCGACCAGATCACCGAGGCGCGCGTGACCCTCACCGTGCGGGACGTGCGCGACGCCGCCCGGCGCAACCGCGTCGAGGTGCAGCTCAACGTTCCCCACGGCATCGTCCGCGCCGAGGAGCACCACGCCGACATGTACGCCGCCATCGACCGCGCCTCGGACGTGCTGGAGCGCCAGCTCCGCAAGTTCAAGACGCGGTACATGCGTCACCGTCAGGTCGCCGCCCCCGAACCCGAACCCGGCCTCGCCGAGCAGGACGTGGGGGTGGACGACGATATAGACGACGTGCCCGCCGAGATCGTCCGCCAGAAGCGCGTCGATCTGCGCCCGATGAGTCCCGAGGACGCCGTGGCGCAGATGGAGGCCCTGGGGCACGACTTCTACGTTTTCAAGAATATGGCGACGGACGGCTGCGCGGTCGTGTATCGGCGGCGGGACGGGCACTACGGGTTGATCGAGCCGAATTAGGGACGGGGCGCGGGGTCGCCGGGGGGAGGGACGACCGCTTGTCCCTCCCCCTCTCATGTTGTCTTCACCCCCGAAAACGTGAGGCAGTCCGCATCTGCTAGGCTGTGGCGTTCATGATCGCGCACGTGGTCAATCCCGGTTCCAGCAGCGTGAAGCTCGCGTGCGCGACCGTTCTGCCGGGCGACAACCCCGCGCTGCCCGGCCAGCTCCGGGTAAGCCTGACCCGCGCGGAGGTGCCGCTCTCCGGCCCGCCCGGCGAGGAGGACGTGGGAGCGCTGGCGGAAGCCGTGTTGGCCGCGACCGCCGACTGGCCCACGCCCGACGCGCTCGTGGCGCGTGGCGGGTGGCTGGGGCAGGTTCCGGCGGGCACGTACCGGGTGACGCCGGAGCTGGCGAGGTTCGCTGCCTCCGCCGGACACGACGCGGCGGGGCTGGGGGGGGCGCTCGCCCTCGCGGTGGCCGGGGTGCGGGGGGTGCCCGCCTTCGTGGTGGACCCCCAGAGTGTGAACGACCTGCTGCCGGAGGCGCGCGTGACGGGGCTGGCGGGCGTGACGCGCGAGGCCCGCTTCCACGCCCTGAACGCCCGTGTGGTGGCCCGCCGCGCCGCGCACGAGGTCGGTAAGCGGCTTCAGGATGCCCGCGTGGTCGTCGCCCACCTGGGAGCCACGACGAGCGTGACGGCCTTCGACGGAGGCCGGGCCGTGGACACGACGGGCACGGGTCCCGACGGCGGGCCGCTGGGGGCGCTCCAGGCCGGACCGCTCCCCGCCATGACGCTGCTGCGGCTGGCGCGGGACCTCCCGGAGGCCGAGGTGCGCCGTCTGCTCGCCGCCGAGAGCGGCTTTCTCGCGCTGACGGGCACGGCGAACCTGCGCGAGCTGGAGGCACGCGAGGCCACCGACCCCACAGTTCAGGCTGCAACTGCCGCCTTCGTGCATCAGGCGTGCAAGGCCATCGGCGAGCAGTGCGGGGCGCTGCCCGCCCGCCCCGACGCGCTGGCCCTGACCGGGGGCGTCGCCCGCTGGGACTCCCTCGTGGACCGCATCGAGCGCCGGATCGCGTGGATCGCGCCCGTGATCGTCATCCCCGGCGAGCTGGAGCTGGAGGCCCTCGCGGAGGGAGCGGGCCGCGTCCTGCTCGGTCTTGAGGCACCCCGCGAGTGGACGCCGCCCGTGCCCGTCCCTACCGCCGGGAGCGTCTAGCATGGCCCGCCGTCGCCCGACCCGCCCCAGCCCCGAACCCATCCGGGCGACGAGCATGTGGCGGGTGGATCAGGTCTTCCTGTCGCGCCGGGGCCAGCGCATAGAGGTGATCTGCTCGCTCGTGAACGACCGGGGCGGGCTGCGGAACCTCAGCGTGGTCGCCCCCACCGAGGACCCCTCGGAGGCCATGCGCCACGCCGCCCGCTTCGTCGCGGGCCGGGGCAACGTGAGCGGTGCCCGGCAGGCCCGCGTCCGCTGGGCGCGCGAGCAGACCACGACGCTGCAAGACGAACTCATCCGCGACCGGACATTGGAGGACGACTTTCAGGACGCCTTCGAGGACACATTGGCCGAGGTGCGGGACCGGATGAGGTAGGGGCGGCCAGCCGCCAGCTTCCAGCGGCCAGCGTCGTCGGGGAGGGGATTCGGGGCTTCTCCAACTCTTGCGTGGGCAGGAGGCGACGTGACGCATACCTTCGCGGAGATGGGAGAGCCGTCGCTTCAGCAGAAGAGGAGTCGGTTTGTCGGGCTATTTTCAGGGAACGCCTGATGTGCATCGCAAATCGGGGAGTTGAGACGTTTTCGCTGTCCAGCAGGAGGACGAGCGGTAGTCGTCACCCCCCTCCCCGGCCCTCTGCAAGCAGCTCTCGGAGTCCCCCACAAGGAGGGAGGGAGCAAAAAGCACATCCAGAACGCTCGCTTTCTCTTGCACATCAGGCGTTCAGGGAGGAGGCGCAAGAGAACAGGCCCTCCAAGCCTTCGGGGCACGCGGTCAGACCAGAGCGGCGTTCTTCTCCGCCCATGCGCCCGGAGATGCGCCGGGACGCCTGTTGTTCTTGAGTGATGACGGGTGCCCGGACTCCCTCAGCGCCCCGCCTCCAGCACCCGCCGCGCCCGTTCCGGCAGGAGCGTCCGGTCCGCCTTCGTCAAGACACTCCGGGGCTTGCGGTGGGCGAGGGCAAGATAGATGTCCGCCTGCTGGGCCAGGAACTCGCGGTAATTGCCCTCTCCCCCGCCGCGCACGCACTCCAGCGCGAGGAGGCCGAGCTGGTCCTCCAGCGTCTCCAGCGCGAGGAAACGGGCGGCGTTCGTGCCGCTGTCGCCCAGGATGGCAGGCAGCATGGGCAGACGTTCGGGCGCGCGCGTCAGGGCGCGGGCGGCCCGCCTCACGTTGGGGTCCTCCAGCGTCAGCGCGCAGGCGCGGCACGGCTGCTCGCGGCTCGCCTCGCCGCACACCGGGCAGGGACGCCAGCCCTGTTCCTCCCGCCACTTGCGGGCGCGGGTGATCGCCTCGGCGGCCCTGAGAGCGACCTCTTTCAACTCGCCCTCCACGTTCCGCACGAGGGACTGTGCGCGGGCGCGGTCGGGAGCAGGCAGGGGCGCGGCGCGGGGAGCCAGGGCCGGGGCGCGCACCGTGCCCACCGTGAAGCGAATCTCGTTCACGCCCCCCTCGCCCAGCAGGGCGTTGAGGCTCTTCAGGAAGTGGTGGCGTTGCAACGTGAGATGGTGGGCGGTGGCGCTGTCCCGCACCTCCACGAAGAGGGTGCCTCCCTGCTGGGAGCGGGGCCGGGTCATCCGCGCTATTTCCGGGCCGACCGCCTGAGGCCACAGGATGATGGCCCGCGCCCGCCCCACCCCCCGCGCCAGCCGGGCCGTGCCCAGCGTCGCGCCCATCAGGTCGCCGAGGCTGCGGGTGTTCCCCGTGCGGCGCGATCCCTTCCCCTTCATGCTCATGCCCCGGCCTCCACACGGTCGGCGGCCCAGTCCTCATCGGCCCGGTCGTCCTCCTGGTCGTCGTCTTCCCCCTGCGGGGTGAAGCGGCCCGCGTGCGCCCACAGCGTCAGACTCACGCCGGGCACGCGCTCGGTGCCCGTCACGAGGGCCTGGGGCACGCTCGCGGCGAGGTCGAGGAGAAACGAGCGCCGCCCCGGATCGAGTTCCGCCGTGAAGTCGTCGATCAGGAGCACCGGCTTCTCCCCGAAGCGTTCGGCCAGGAGTTCGAGTTCGGCCCGCCGCAGGGCGAGCGCGACCGTGCGGCCCTCACCCCGGCTGGCGTACTCGGAGGCCGGGAACTCCCCCAGCGTCAGCGTCAGGTCGTCGCGGTGCGGCCCGGTGACGGTGGCCCCGCGTGCCAGTTCCTCCGCCCGGCGCGCGGCGAGGTCGCCCACGTAGGTCTCGGGCGTGGTGGATTCGGTCAGGGTGAGGGTCAGCGCCTTGCGGCTCCCCAGCCCCGCGTTCGCCTCCCGCGCGAGTTCGTCGAGCCGGGTCAGGGCGCGGCGGCGAAAGAGCATGATCTCGGTGCCGAGCTTGACCAGCACATCGTCCCAGACGTGCAGCGACCAGTCCTCCCCGGCCTTGAGCGCCGCGTTGCGTTGCGAAACGGTGCGCTCGTAGCGGGCGAGTTGCCCGGCATAGCGGGCGCTGAGGCGCGAGAGCAGCGCGTCGAGGTAGGCGCGGCGGCCAGCGGGCGGGCCGAAGACGAGTTCGCTGTCCT
Above is a genomic segment from Deinococcus sp. YIM 134068 containing:
- a CDS encoding DUF421 domain-containing protein, which codes for MDAVIRGVVIYLVLTVIFRIAGKRALSQITTFDLVLLLIISETTQQALIGEDYSVTAALLLILTLVGVDIAFALWKQRSPSLDRLIDSVPVLIVENGQPLKDRMDRAQVDENDVLSAARMLQGLERLDQIKYAILERDGNISIIPKA
- the pgi gene encoding glucose-6-phosphate isomerase produces the protein MTSPAASSLTQLPAWKALQAHADLVRGLHLRELFAADGGRGERLMAEGAGLYLDYSKNRVTDETLGLLLNLARETGVEARRDAMFAGERINVTENRAVLHTALRAPRDTEVRVDGQNVVPDIHEVLDRMAAFADRVRAGEWLGFTGQPIRNIVNIGIGGSDLGPVMAYEALRFYSRRDLTLRFVSNVDGTDLSEKVRDLDLAETLFIVSSKTFTTQETMANATSARTWLLAALGDEAAVARHFVAVSTNAAGVSGFGIDTENMFGFWDWVGGRYSVGSAIGLSLMLAIGSDGFREFLAGLHEMDEHFRTAPLEGNLPVLLGLLGVWYRDFFDAQTHAVLPYDQYLQYFPAYLQQLDMESNGKHVTLDGREVDYQTGPVVWGQPGTNGQHAFYQLIHQGTSLIPCDFIGFCQTLNPLPPHHDLLMANVFAQTEALAFGKTLEEVQSEGVSPDLAPHRVFEGNRPTNTLLADRLTPRILGALIALYEHKVFVQGAIWNINSFDQWGVELGKVLAGKIVPELQADGEPELGHDSSTNALIRRYRTRRG
- a CDS encoding GTP pyrophosphokinase, with product MSEALVGAYRDALPEYERLRDAAVDHTTRLLAEAGLNIHHVTGRVKRPSSLADKLRRKPGRYASLADVTDLVAVRVITYFESDVGAVARLIEDHHTVDWDHSIDKSKMHDPDRFGYMGVHYVVTAGPEVPEFAPLLGALPQTLPGAQPEARFEVQIRSILQHAWAEIEHDLGYKNRDAVPREVRRRFYRLAGLLEMADEEFMALHRLTQDYAATLPARIEANPDGVHIDAQSVTHLLGTSPVRDLDLAVATALRVPLLEGWSDPERPQRLASLLHYVGVHSVGLLLKELRRHDPEVRRFATALLPRLREAWTPAGGARPGTSVVHYALLRACANPALDPHEIVSLLDLGGARNTDHMVQTVRDVYAREIEHPAAD
- a CDS encoding DUF721 domain-containing protein, which encodes MSMKGKGSRRTGNTRSLGDLMGATLGTARLARGVGRARAIILWPQAVGPEIARMTRPRSQQGGTLFVEVRDSATAHHLTLQRHHFLKSLNALLGEGGVNEIRFTVGTVRAPALAPRAAPLPAPDRARAQSLVRNVEGELKEVALRAAEAITRARKWREEQGWRPCPVCGEASREQPCRACALTLEDPNVRRAARALTRAPERLPMLPAILGDSGTNAARFLALETLEDQLGLLALECVRGGGEGNYREFLAQQADIYLALAHRKPRSVLTKADRTLLPERARRVLEAGR
- a CDS encoding butyrate kinase; protein product: MIAHVVNPGSSSVKLACATVLPGDNPALPGQLRVSLTRAEVPLSGPPGEEDVGALAEAVLAATADWPTPDALVARGGWLGQVPAGTYRVTPELARFAASAGHDAAGLGGALALAVAGVRGVPAFVVDPQSVNDLLPEARVTGLAGVTREARFHALNARVVARRAAHEVGKRLQDARVVVAHLGATTSVTAFDGGRAVDTTGTGPDGGPLGALQAGPLPAMTLLRLARDLPEAEVRRLLAAESGFLALTGTANLRELEAREATDPTVQAATAAFVHQACKAIGEQCGALPARPDALALTGGVARWDSLVDRIERRIAWIAPVIVIPGELELEALAEGAGRVLLGLEAPREWTPPVPVPTAGSV
- the recF gene encoding DNA replication/repair protein RecF (All proteins in this family for which functions are known are DNA-binding proteins that assist the filamentation of RecA onto DNA for the initiation of recombination or recombinational repair.) encodes the protein MPGVHLASLSTLNYRNLAPGTLSFPAGVTGVFGENGAGKTNLLEAAYLALTGLTDVTRLEQLVQSGEKEAYVRADVQQGGSLSIQEVGLGRGRRQLKVDGVRVRTGDLPRGSAVWIRPEDSELVFGPPAGRRAYLDALLSRLSARYAGQLARYERTVSQRNAALKAGEDWSLHVWDDVLVKLGTEIMLFRRRALTRLDELAREANAGLGSRKALTLTLTESTTPETYVGDLAARRAEELARGATVTGPHRDDLTLTLGEFPASEYASRGEGRTVALALRRAELELLAERFGEKPVLLIDDFTAELDPGRRSFLLDLAASVPQALVTGTERVPGVSLTLWAHAGRFTPQGEDDDQEDDRADEDWAADRVEAGA
- the hpf gene encoding ribosome hibernation-promoting factor, HPF/YfiA family, coding for MHIYQLSGRNMDVTDALRDYVEEKLTRLDRFSDQITEARVTLTVRDVRDAARRNRVEVQLNVPHGIVRAEEHHADMYAAIDRASDVLERQLRKFKTRYMRHRQVAAPEPEPGLAEQDVGVDDDIDDVPAEIVRQKRVDLRPMSPEDAVAQMEALGHDFYVFKNMATDGCAVVYRRRDGHYGLIEPN
- a CDS encoding TetR/AcrR family transcriptional regulator; translation: MKVDRAEQDDARRERIARAAFELFARSGLDATSAQDIARAAFVSRTNLYRYYPSKVHMLLAHFERTVGDTRDEALSRLQAGAAPQAVWAHVTGRMADLGVRYRHLVGAVGHAVLGARRAEEPGEGVRTALTLVALVEPVLIAMRERGALRDGVNTHLLSALLVDACLLALLHGGHRDQREVLRDWQDRFSLLTHGVLAPGVSPAEVGGGAASGQPPAASEGKG